A genomic region of Arachis hypogaea cultivar Tifrunner chromosome 5, arahy.Tifrunner.gnm2.J5K5, whole genome shotgun sequence contains the following coding sequences:
- the LOC112802789 gene encoding protein DETOXIFICATION 49-like yields MCQVTTSHDLNSPNMNTNTLTLPLISKGAAEEEESQSESESDNSNISESLKELISISKIAFPMILTGLLLYCRSMISMLFLGQLGELALAGGSLALGFANITGYSILSGLAVGMEPICGQAFGAKKFRLLGLSLQRTILLLLLTSIPISLLWLHMKQILLLCNQDEAIAIEAQSYLLFSIPDLIAQSFLHPLRIYLRTQSITLPLTLCATFSILLHIPINYLLVSHLNLGIKGVALSGVWTNFNLVASLLLYIVLSGTHSKTWGGFSSECFTKWKQLLNLAIPSCISVCLEWWWYEIMILLCGLLLNPRATVASMGILIQTTSLLYIFPSSLSFSVSTRVGNKLGAQEPSKAKLSAIVGLSCSFISGVSALAFALTVRNMWASMFTRDKEIIALTSMVLPIIGLCELGNCPQTTGCGVLRGTARPKTGANINLGCFYLVGMPVAIWLGFFAGFDFQGLWLGLLAAQGSCAVSMLVVLLRTDWDLEAQRAKKLTASSPSVGGVCNDDDDKNKDVYHHHYDADNKLPKPQSKEDSFSSNNSDEHQHSYWV; encoded by the coding sequence ATGTGTCAGGTAACAACATCTCATGATCTCAACTCTCCAAACATGAACACCAACACATTGACACTACCATTGATCTCCAAAGGagcagcagaagaagaagaatctcaaTCTGAATCAGAATCAGATAATAGTAACATCTCAGAGTCATTAAAGGAATTAATATCAATATCAAAGATAGCATTTCCAATGATACTGACAGGGCTATTACTGTATTGCCGTTCAATGATCTCCATGCTGTTCTTAGGACAACTTGGGGAGCTAGCCTTAGCAGGAGGCTCACTAGCACTGGGCTTCGCCAACATCACCGGCTACTCGATCCTCTCCGGCCTAGCCGTGGGAATGGAACCCATCTGTGGACAAGCCTTTGGTGCCAAGAAATTCAGGCTTTTAGGCCTATCCTTACAAAGAACCattctcttgcttctcttgacTTCAATCCCAATATCACTCCTCTGGCTCCACATGAAGCAAATCCTTCTTCTTTGTAACCAAGATGAGGCCATAGCCATAGAAGCACAATCATATCTTCTCTTCTCAATCCCTGACCTCATAGCACAGTCTTTTCTTCACCCTTTGAGGATTTATCTCAGAACACAGTCAATTACTCTGCCTCTAACACTCTGTGCCACTTTCTCTATTCTCCTCCACATACCAATCAACTATCTCCTTGTTTCTCACCTCAACCTTGGAATCAAGGGCGTTGCGCTTAGTGGGGTGTGGACAAATTTCAACCTTGTTGCTTCTTTGCTTCTCTATATAGTCCTCTCAGGAACTCACTCCAAGACATGGGGTGGATTCTCTTCTGAGTGCTTCACAAAATGGAAGCAGCTCTTGAATTTGGCAATCCCAAGCTGCATTTCTGTGTGCCTTGAATGGTGGTGGTACGAGATCATGATCTTGCTGTGTGGTCTGTTATTGAATCCAAGAGCAACCGTAGCTTCAATGGGGATTCTCATCCAAACAACATCGCTGCTCTACATTTTTCCATCTTCTCTGAGCTTCAGTGTTTCCACAAGGGTAGGGAACAAGCTAGGAGCACAAGAGCCTTCAAAGGCGAAACTTTCGGCCATTGTAGGACTCTCTTGCAGCTTCATTTCCGGTGTATCAGCACTGGCTTTTGCTCTAACTGTTAGGAACATGTGGGCAAGCATGTTCACAAGGGACAAAGAGATTATAGCATTGACATCAATGGTGTTACCAATTATAGGTCTTTGTGAACTTGGTAACTGTCCTCAAACCACAGGTTGTGGTGTTCTTAGAGGGACAGCAAGGCCTAAAACAGGTGCTAACATCAACTTGGGTTGCTTCTATCTTGTGGGAATGCCTGTGGCAATTTGGTTAGGCTTCTTTGCTGGCTTTGATTTTCAAGGTTTGTGGCTTGGCCTACTTGCTGCTCAAGGCTCTTGTGCTGTGTCCATGTTGGTTGTTCTTCTTAGAACTGATTGGGATTTAGAAGCTCAAAGGGCTAAGAAATTAACAGCTTCATCACCATCTGTTGGAGGAGtttgcaatgatgatgatgataagaaCAAAGatgtttatcatcatcattatgatGCAGACAACAAGTTACCCAAACCTCAAAGCAAGGAAGATTCTTTCTCATCTAATAATTCAGATGAACACCAACACTCTTATTGGGTTTAA